From the Equus asinus isolate D_3611 breed Donkey chromosome 9, EquAss-T2T_v2, whole genome shotgun sequence genome, the window gtaatttttaaaactcggcttagaatattttcacaatattttgcTTGGAAATTCTTTCAAACTGCTTCATTATATGTACAACTTTTCATGCACTGCTTCtgcttttatcttcttctttcatAAGTTTTCAGTATGAGAACATAAGAAATGTCAGTGCATGTGGAAGAAATGCCCACCTTTTAAACAGAGGTTTACATGCTACtgagttcaacttttttcctttttcaagggAAAAAGTTCTTCTACTACACTTGTAGATTCTTCCCTCAAGTAAGGCTTATGTAGTTCCAGCTGAGAATTACTGCCACAAAGCCAGTGGCCCAGGCATTAACGCTACAAAGTCTCCCCCCAACATTTCATTTGAGGATTAGTACTTTCCTTGCATTACAGACCTACATTAAATGATGAAAGCTTACAAAAATAAGTTAAGAAACCCttctgtaattaaaaaataaccattGGTAGTCTTTTAAACATCCCAGAGTTAATGTTCTATCTACCTAGTAAAGATAATTTGTTACTGTGAAATAGGACTTCAGtgaagatttattttgtttcactGGGAGCGACTGAAATAACGCCACAATTCTATTAAGTTTGAGACTTGTGTAAGGCATTTATTTGTCgtgacttctcttttctttcttttcttcattgccTGGGTATTATTTATCTGTGGAATAGGAGAATCAATGGTCAAAATTAATTGTCACTATCTTTAACCACTGTTGAGTGGCAGGTTATATTGTCTTCTCCATGCAAATCCATCTCTCAATGTGTCTCTCAAACATCTGCTTACTCTCTGCTCCTAGTGCTTTCTCCAGAGGAATGTCCTTCCATCTTTCCACCCACTTCCTCCTGCTTCAAGGCCAAGCACACTTCCTTCACAAGGCCTTTGCTAATTGTTCAGACTTTCCTTTTGGAAAGGCTTCTAATGCTTACAAGTGTGTTTCACTTAACTTGGCTCTCACTTACACACTTTATTATTGCATCATAGGTATTCCCCATAGTGCTGAGCACCATGTCTTATACACAGCAAACactgaatatttactgaatgattaAATGAACGAATAAGTTGATGATTTCATGATATCCCTGACAAGATCATAAGTTCCTCAAGAACAGGAGTTATCTTATGCCTCTTTGTAGATATTAATCAGTTCACCTATTATGCGGATCCAAAGTGCTCCCGCCTTCTACCTCTTCCACCACCTACCTGTGCCACAGACACCAAAAGGCTTATTCTGAAGTGGGgtctaaacttaaaaaaatattgcagTAATCTTCCAGTGTATTCCTTCACCTGAATTACTCTTGAGTAGTGACAGACTGGGCCTCCTAGACACACACTACTCAGATCAAAAAAGTTAACCTGGTTACTAAGCAAAAATCTTACAATCTGAAATCTGCTAAACCATAATTAAACGTTATTGTTTTTCAGTTCTCCCCTTGGGCTTGGGAGGGGgctgaaataaattatttccgACTCTCTGTTTCTCACATGCTGTCCAGAACTTGACCTAGCCTGTCTTCCATGCTCTTACATGGCCGAACTGCATTGCAGCCATCTGTAGATTTGCCATGGTCTCCGATAGAAGGCATAGAGCCAAACGGGTTTTTCACATGGTTGCCTGGTATTGTGTACCCAACTCAAGCTCAACCCAGATCAACCCTATGGCTTCAGTCTTCAATCCCTGAAAAAGTGACAGACTTGGCCACCCGGATTCTCATTGTGCAGATTGATAAAGTCCACCGGTTAACAGGCAGCAATCATACATATCTGCACTGGTCTcactttgcctttttaaaatttgtcatcAGGAGGATAAATTCCCCACTTTACTTGCcctctgaaataaatatttattgagtacctgttacatgccaggcactgttccaagtgctTTTACCTACGTTGACTAATTTAACCCTCAGAAAACTATATGGGACTTGCTGACAtgatcctcattttgcagatgaaactGAGTACACAGAGGCTAAGTCAGTTATCCAGGTTTTCACAGTTAGAAGTTATGGGGCTAGGATACAAAGTCAGGCAAGGTTGTCTCCACACTTCCTACTCCTAACTCTGCACTGctgttttcatatttaaagtTACATGTTCATTCAAATGCAAGTAACTGCATATGCAAAAATCCATTATGTAAAGAGACAGCAATACCACCCACACAAGCAATTAAGGAAACATGGGGTAGAGATTTAAGGtataattcaacttttttttttttaagattggcacctgagctaacaactgttgccaatcctttttttttctgctttttctcctgaaattcccccagtacatagttgtatattttagttgtgggtccttctagttgtggcatgtgggatgctgcctcagtgtagCCTGACAAGCCgggccatgtccgtgcccaggatcggacAGACCCTAAGAAACCCCAGCTGCCCAAgcggaacgcatgaacttaaccactcggcaatgggccggcccctaatttaacattttaagaaagcaGCACACATTATTAAGTGATAAGCCCAAGCAATGCTGCTCAAACTTTGGAATGGATAAGAAGCTTATAAGGAGCCCAGACACAGAGACTGTGATTTTGAAAGTCTGGGTTGGGGTCCCTAGGAATTGGTATTTTGGACATTCACTCTTGCATTCTCAGGCAGCCAGGACATTCTGATGTAGGAGGCTCACTGGTCATACCTTAAAACATTGGCAGAAGGTATAGAACCATAATTCTGCCAAAAGAATCAGAACCCTGGAAATAGGTCGGTTTGGGTCCAGGTGTCCACTTGGGACTAACTGATAATCAACAGATTTTACCTGGCgtatttgctcttcaaaagatgaAAATCACAACGAATTCTACAAGAAAGCCCCACTTTAATTTAAGGTTAGCTCTTGAAAAGCAAGAGTCCAATGCATAGGCTTACCTGAATTCCGGAGTGGCCTGGGCAATGGCTATTGAGCGTAGCGTTAGTTGCTGTTACAATTTTCTTGGCGAGTGACAGGCATTGGCTGGACTTGAAGGTAAGGCGCTCGATTTCGGTGAGACAACTCGGCTGCTCACAGGCGGCAAAGTTTACGAGAAAAGGAAAAGTTTACGAGAAAAACgccaggggaaaaaaacagaaagagaaaaaagagttgataaataagtgaaagggaaagcaggggaggtggggaaggagcaggagaCACAACAAAAGCGATTCAAGTAAGAGGAAAGAGGTCTGggtagaagggagggagaaagaacccagagaaggagaaggaaggaggagcgTTGTGAGAGTGGCAGAGGGCGCCTAAGGAGACGGGGCCCGCGCTGACGCTCGCTGCGCGCAAGGCTCGGGGCCCGGGCCACTGCCAAGAGGCGGCCCCCAGCGCAGAGGCTCCACGCCCCACCCGGAGAGGGGGTGCCCCTGACGTCTTTCCCTGGTCCTGGTTCCTGATCTGCCTTTCCtcctggagggtgggaggagggggagcctCTCCCGACATCCCACTCAGTCCGGAAACAGACTCCCTCGCTCCAGACTGGAACAGAAGTGGCCTCCCAAGCTGGGCACCGGCCCAGAGGTTTCCGGCAGCCCAGTCGTCCCCACTCGGTCGGCGTCGCCTGGGAGCCCAGCCGCTGCCTGGAGTTCTACACGCCGTAGGATCCCCCCTCCCTGGAATGCCTGGCATCTTTCTGGAGAAAGCCAGTAGCGCTGACCACTTACTCACCCGGTCTCCACAGTAGACAGTGTGGTTGAACTGGGTACTTTTgatctggaaggaaggaagaaagcataGGACAAGAAGGGTAAAGACTTAAGTTCACAGGAGAAATCATCCTCCAGCTACCCTGCTCGGGTACTCCTACATTTTAAAGATGCTTTGAAAGCAGTTTCCACTTAGGCACTTGTTTCCTATGCATCTGTTTGTCATTGACAAGGTAGTAAAACGCTTAAAGTCTTCAGCTAGtgcctgctggtgtttgaaactGGATATCAAAGGATCCTGGTCCTAGAAGGAgccacacacccccccccccgaaaGTGGGCACACCTGCACACAGGGCTACACATGTGAGCAATAATGCCATGTTTCAAATGCCCACATCTGCCCTCTAGCTGTTTAGGAATTTCACACATGCAGCTTTATCCAGAAATTAGAATAATCAGGAAAACAATTACTACTTTATATGAAAAAATCGGAAGTTTGCCTTATCCCATAATGGCATCCTAAGGCATCTAGAACATTAGGAAGATCTGAAGTGCACCTCCACACCCctaccgcaccccccccccccccaccatccTCACTGGATAGATTTAACTTACAAGAGTTCCCTCTCTAttactcctctttctttctccatcccttacCCCCTGTCCTTTTTGTACTGCACTGGCAGAGCAGCAATTTGGAAGAAGATAGACACCCTTGGTGGATTATGTGTTACCTATCGATAGCTGCTCCTCGTCAGCATTTGCACACTTAGTGTGCCAGTTTCTAGACTGTCACTTTAGAAGCCAATATATTTCAATATCACTTGtaaaaaattttgacaaaatGCTGGgccatgattttttttcaaattatttcttttcttgaaagTTACATTGTAGTTTGCATATGTGTATGCCTACTCTTCCGATGAAAagacatttgttgttttaaaaaatgtttcttcacTTACTCCATTCATATATTCCTTCAGGGCTAGAAAAATGACATTCTGATATTCCTCTTCAATCTTCGCAAAGTTACAGTCAGTGAAATCGTAGGTCAGCACCAGCCCTACCAGCTGCAAGATGAagatcttcctgaaaaaaactgGCAGAACAAATCATAAGGCATCAGGCAATGTACTTGGAAACCCAATTCCACCCCAGTTTCACACTGAACTCTTTACCCCAACACTGAATTGCCTCTAGATCTGCAAGGCCTGCCTTAGGGGCAAGTGCCCCCTGGGCACCACTCTTTGCCTCTCATTCCCAGTGCTCTCCAAGCCCATATTTACCCATGCTGTTGCCTTAAGTTGGAGTCTCCCTGATGCTCCAGAGTTTTCTGGCTCCACATATATAACACCTCAACGCCTACGGGCTCTTTTCTCCTAGGCCAATGATTTTTCTTGATGTCATTCTCTTCCTTTATAGAATTCTGAATTGatgacatgaaagaaaaaaataggactAGCCAAATCTATGGAATTTTAACATTAGTAAAATCATCAGGAATTTCCCTCAccttcctccttttatctttgCCTGAAACCTCGGTACTGTCTGAATGAGCTTTAAGAAAGAGATACCCACATCTTTCTCTTACGTGGCCATTTCCATGGCCAAACCCCTTTCTTGTTggaaaaaacaccccaaaaccaCGGCCACTCTAAGAACTGGACACTGCTGCTTGTGCTTGCTGTACATTCTGAGCATTTCCTTTGGCCACTTTCAACTAGTGCTTTCCTTCCTCTGTGACCACTGAGAAAACTCATGTGTTTATTTAATAGGATGCTTTAGAGGGTGGGTGCAGCCTCAGGCTTGGACTGTACTTCCATGTTAAGGCATTAAATGTGCAATAGTGACCAGAACCTTAGGGGCCAGGGCAATAAAAAGTTGAAATGAATGGGAAAAGATCTGATGGGCTTGCCATCAAAAACTTACTTTTCAAAGCGCCCTTACcaatttcaggaaaaaagtgaCTATTCTGGGGGTGTCTGAGGGACTGCGGTCTCATCCAGCACATTCGATAGCTATCGAGAACTTTTAAAACCACAAAGTCCAGCACCCAGCCACCTTCACAGCCCCACCCTTCAGGCTAGCTTTAGGGCGAGGACGTCAGAACTCCTAAAGCGCGGCCAGACCTTGCCGCGCGGTGCGCAGCGGTGCGCGCCCGGGGATGGTGCTGTCCAGCGCGCAGCTCTCCCGGAGGCGCGCACCATTCGTACGCCCTGCGTCCCAGGAGCTTAACCCCACGCTGCACAGCCAAGACCTGAAGCCTGGTGCCTGAGCACCGGCGCCGGTTTTAGGGACAGGAGAAGCAACGAGATCGCGGGCTCGGATTTGTACTCTCAAACCCTTGTTAATCCAGAAAAGGGAGTTTAAAAGCAGCGAAGTGAGTCAAGGAGAGTGCCTGAGAGGATGCCTAGCCTCCTCCTGGGCTCTGGCAAAGCAAACAGAGTTGAAGGGGCGGAAGGCCGACACCGACCAggctgctggggggtggggggggggggagggtgagcCCCGCTTGGCCCGAGGCGCCCCGGGCTCTCCTGACACCcagctcctctcttcctctccagcccCCACCATAGCGTGTCAGAGCCTGCAGAGCCCCGGTCCTTGGGAAGTTCCTAGGAGTCATCGCAGGAGCCGCGGGGGCAGGGCGCCCCACGTGAGTCCTAGCAAATGTCACAGGCCACGCGGCGCCTGGGAACAACAGTAGGGGGTGGCGAGGAAAGCGGGAAAAGCAGAGACTCAGGAgtaggggaggggtggggactcGAGCCagaaatgaacttttttttcatAGAAGGCGTTCAACAGCTGTGCCAGTACAGCTGGACCCAGTTCTCTGGTTAAGGCCAGGGAATAAAGGTTGTATCGCTATCAGGAGTATCGGAAAGCCTCTGATTCACCGCTGACTTCAAAAATAGGCTTTTCTGGAACCCTCCAAGTCTAGGATTTAAATGTCCTGGCAGCATCCTTTGGAAGAAAAGTCACTCCGCCCCTTTGCCCCATCACCAACTTTTCAGGGATGATGCCAACGCCTAATTCATCTGCTGTGATATCGGAGGTGTTTCTGGTCGACAGTTGGACATTGGACAGGCAGACGGGAGCGAGAGACAAAGATTTCTTCACCGGATAGAGAAATGCTGACTGGGGCAGGGACAAAAGAAAGCAGCGACTTGCTCTCTTCTAGAGTGTAACCCgagctgccttccttcctttgtttcttcctttacaaCTTTGCATCTATGTCGCTCGTTGTAGAGATGAGGCAGACAGGGCGCCTCCTCCTCTGGTATCCTGAAGAGGTCTCTTTGCCAGTTAAACACACTGCTGAACACTTGTCCCTGGGGACccccatttccttttctgtaattaTGTGACCTCTTAGATCACTATGATCATATCACTTTTCTGCTCTTGCTGGACTCCCAGTTGCCTGGACATTTACAGTCTCTCCCTACTTGGCTCCAAGCTGTCTTTCGAGCCTTATCTCTTTCATTCACCTAGGCTTCTGCCAAATAGTGTCTAAAGTTAATGTTCTCTAAACGTGCCTTAACCTTTCTTCTTCCCAGCCTCACACCCTCAGGTGTTGGCATTCTCCTACTATTCAATGCTCATTTCACTGGACATCTCCTCCAAAAGTGGTCTCCTACCTGGATGTGACCtcagtttcctttaaaatatatttgttttggtCTTCCCTCTTCTGACCTCCATTTGTTATGTAATATTTCAATAGTGTTCTtcaactttatctttttattagacTGAGTTCTTTAGAAGCaggaaatgttttataataattGATTTGTTTaatatcaattttctttttccaaaaacaGTTGAAGTGGCTTGCCATAAGTATGTTGGTGTCAAAAGGTAAAAAACAGTCAGGATAAAGCAAAATAAACGAACCACAGAATAAAGGAGGCAAGGATCAAGTATAGGGAAAACCATAGAAAAACATTATTAAGAACTGGAGAATTAAGACAACCTCAAAAATGAGTTCTGATCTTCCAAACAACCATTGTAAAGGAGAGAATATGATGGTCTCTACAAGTTGATTAGGGGAAGCCAATTTTTCTTATGAGTGGTCACCATCATAACCACATAGGGCTCAGTCTTATGTGCTACGTGTTATAGGTACTAAATAAAGTCTCAGTAGATTGAAGTATATTAACCTTATTTGAAGATCATTTTCAGGAAGCAAATTATTTCCTGTTGAAAGAATCTCTCTTTAATtatctctttttctagtttttcactGCAATTGTCCCTCAATCCACTTATGCCTCTCCTGGGGCAACCATTCAGGTCAGTGTCTGTGAAATTTCCTAGTAGACTAAAGAGattcctgtttttctctctttctatttgtTCAGATGCTGAAGATGTGAACAGTATCTACTTGTGTAGTTTGGGAAATCCTAGGTTAGGTCAAAATAGTGTCTTCCATGTGCTAGGAAACAGGAGTGAGATCATTTGTAGAATTCTGTGACTACTAAGAGAGCTTAGGCAATACTCTCACCCATGAGATCAGCCAGAAAATGACCTATAACACAGTTCTCTTTTTCCCTACCCTCACTAGAAAGatctgtcattcatttatttccttactatttttgtttcttgttttaataatagttccttttttattcccttattctttccctccttcctcttaaATGTACTTCTTTCCAACTCTTCTTTTAACTATCTTGAATATTAAAAGTAGCCTAATCCTCATGCAAAACTCAGTTTGTGTTTGAAGAAGTAGATCCAAGTTGTCAGGAAAAAggatgctgggtttttttttattaccCTATTAAGTTATAGTCATTGGacttaaaaaagggaaaagatatcAGATAGATTATTGATGAAATGGGAGAGATCTCCCCCTATAGAGTAAGAAAAGTGGATAACACCAACCTTCACTTGGTAATATTTTAGGAAGTGTGACAATGGACTTTCCCCAGCAGATGGGTATTCTTTTGGGCCTGGAAGAAAGTGAATTGCTCTAGATCTTCCAGGATCCTGTTCATATAATCACTCTACCTCTTGGTTTTCATATACTCGTGTGGAAAAGAAGGGCCATTCTTTCTTCCTTGATATTCTACTTTCATTATTCATAGTCAGGTATAGTATTTATATAACATGAAGTGGTCAACATGTGATTTGTGATAACTAAAGCAGATGTTCATTTTGCCCATTAATTTTACATCATACAGTTGTACTCAAGCAGCCTTGTTGTTGGTCTGAACCATTGATTGGTTTCATCAAACTCTATGCTTCCTCTAATATCCTTTGGCGACATTTGTTGACCAGAAAGTGGAGTGAGGGAGTTTCCTATGACAAATGCAAAAAACATCTCTTTTATTTCATTCCCAGCCTGGTGTTACCTGTATAATCAGCCTATGACTGAGAAATGTtgccagatatttttaaattagggaGTGAAGGAGGctaaatattttcatgaaaaccTAATGCTTGCAACCATTCCTCTGTTAAGAAACAGTCTTACCCTCAGCCAAATGGAAGTAAAAGATCTTGcttactttattgtttttctccaaTCTAGTAGGAAATGAATAAGAAGATTGTTCAAGAAAAAGGTAGGCATTGAGGgagctgacccagtggcacagcagttaagtttgcatgtttcacttcagcagcccagggtttgctggttcagatcccaggtgtggacctatgcactgcttgtcaagccatgctgtggcaggcgtcccacatataaagtagaggaagatgggcacggatgttagctcaggaccagtcttcctcagcagaaagaagaggattggtggcagatgttagctcagggctaatcttccttaaaaaataataaataaataaataataaattaaaaaacaaagaaaaaagaagaaaaagtcggCATTGAGCTCTCTTAGAATGCTTCAAAAGAgttggagaggggctggcccagtggcatactggttaagttcccGCTTTCTACTTCCTTGGCCAAGTTCACGAGCCTgaacctacatactgctcatcaagccatgttgtggcagcatcccacatacaaaacagaggaagattggcacaggtgctACCTTAGGAACAATGTTCGTCAAGCAAAAAGAATATTGTCAAtgcatgttaactcagggtcaatcttcctcacacacatgaaAAAAGAGTGGGAGAAGAGTTCAGAGCTGAAGGATATTTACTATGCTGGATATCTTCTTTTTCCCCCTCCAGATATACTTTCTACCTTTCCCTGTCCTACTTTGTACCCTGGGAAAGCTAACCAATAAGGACTATGTCAACAGGCTTCCTTGAGTTCCAGCTTCTGGTTGGGTTCAGCCCACAGGAGATATCAGAGAGAGATCAAAGGTTAGGAGGACAGTGAAGTTGGCATTTTAattcccccactccctccctgtTGGCCCTCACAGATTGGATGCTTCTTTCTCCTAGGGGCCTTGGCTCCTGTTAGTTGACCTTTTCGTCTTGCTGCCTTCCAGGTTCTGGTAACCATGCACTCTCTTTGTCCTTTTAGGTCTAGGGGTGATAACAGCTCCCTAGTCTTGCTAGCCTGGGGGTACTGCTCTATTCCAAATGTTACAACTTGGCTGGGCCAGACCCAGTTTATTCCCATTGTCCTGGCATAATTTATTAATAAAGCTTCCTTTTATGCTCATAAGTGGCACAATtaaacaataaattatatgattaTTGTTGATTTCCCTGTAGTTATTTGTCAAACTCCTACAATTGCCCAGTTTGTGGGTGCCATTTGTTTCCCATGGGACCCCTTGGCTGATAGTTACCTGCAGTCATCACCAGTATGTCATCACTTGAAGTCATCAACTAACATTTCTTTCCTCACTTTTTGTGTCTACCTTGTAGCATCATACTAGTCCTATAACTTTTGAGCAGGAAATGGTGGTTCTTGATATATAATTAAATTTCCCGGCTCTTATCATAACTGTAGAAGATGAGTTATAACAAAttctgcaattttcctttttcacaaaTGACATCTCTTCCTAGTAATATTGTCAGCCAGGATTTCGCAAGAAAGCTCCATACTTGCTTGATTCTATTGTGTAACTTGCTTCATAGTTGAGCCCTCGTTGTTTATGTATAAATGGGTCTTAGGAAGAGTGAAAATTATGTGAGTCAGGTGGTAGTCATTAGCTTACTTCTCATCTGGCAAGTTTGAGGCCCTCCAGGTAACTCCCCATGGTGAATCCCACTATTATAGTAATGGTATCTTGGTTAAACAATCGCCCTaagtattttctctcttaaatgtaATAAGCTTGTAACAACCATTTTATGATCGTTCATCATCAAGGTCTATTTTCTTGCCATAGAGCCATTCAGTGTTTCAGAGAAAGGGCTGCCTGAGAATTCCAGACTCATGGTGGGGTGGAGGGacgaagaaacagaaaagaaggaggagaccATGGAAAGTCGAGGAAGATAAATGGACAGCAAGGAAATATTGGGTTCAAGAGTTTGACCTGGGGCCTCTCCTCAGGTGGGACTATAGCCTGGAAAAGATGTTGGGAGTTTAGACAAGTGATCAGCAAACTACAGCTTGCAGACCAAATCCTGTCCACCTGCCtgtttttgttaataaagtttattggaagacagccatgcccatttattTATAGCATTGTCTCTGGTTCCTTTTGTACCTCAAAGATAGAGTTGAATAGTTGAGACCAAAaccatctggcctgcaaagcttaAATTATTTGGTAACTGTCCTTTTACAGAAAGTTTATACACCTCTGGTTTAGAGAATCATGCCACTTTGCATTGTAATAGGTTTGGTTGTTGAATCTCTGTAGTGTTTACAGTCCTTTTATCAAAAAGAAGATCATCAACAGTGTGTAAGGGTCTTGTGACCCCAATCCAATAATTTCTCCTTGACTATAGTCTTTCAATCAAGGGAATTTTTCCCACCTTTTGTTCTGACTTCTTAGCCTTCATCAAAATTTGTACTATAAACTCCTAATTCACATTAAGTACCTAGGAATATTGATTATACTCCCAAGTTCCCAAGTCTTCTCTCATGTACTCCTAACAGTTTTAAAGGTTCGCATCTCTTTTAGAGAACAGTTGTTCCAcaaatgcatttgaaaagaagggGTAGAATTTGAAAACAAAGATATACAATAACTACTTCATACTTTGTTATTTTACAAAACCAGGAAAGAACTTCAATAACTCTATATCTCAAAGAATGTAGGCTACTCTCACCTATTTGAAAGAAGAGATTTATAGAATTGTAGTGTGGTGTTATTCCTGTTAGAACTATGTGCCAATTTATAGCTCCATTGTAATTTAATTCAGTGAAGAATACTTGCTTTTCCTCTAAATGCCCAAACTTCTCTGATACCATGAGTTGAATTACTTTCCCCATGTATACCCATATTTTTGTAAAGTCAGAGCTTTTTTATTGATGACTTAAGTGTTCAAGGATTTCTTCTAGATGACAAGTTTCTGAATAATCTTTGATAATTTCAGACCTAGGCATTTCACTTCATATTATGGTACCTATATCTGCATTCTGTTTAGGCCCTACTACATTGCCTCATTATATCTTAATGTAACTCAgttctatttaatatttattaagcaactatTAGTTGCACAGAAGTAAATCCCAAGATTCAGATAGTGTCTGATAGTATTTTGTTtcataaatgaataattttttaaagaaacatg encodes:
- the TSLP gene encoding LOW QUALITY PROTEIN: thymic stromal lymphopoietin (The sequence of the model RefSeq protein was modified relative to this genomic sequence to represent the inferred CDS: substituted 1 base at 1 genomic stop codon), whose amino-acid sequence is MYSKHKQQCPVLRVAVVLGCFFQQERGLAMEMATTLPDALXFVLPVFFRKIFILQLVGLVLTYDFTDCNFAKIEEEYQNVIFLALKEYMNGIKSTQFNHTVYCGDRPSCLTEIERLTFKSSQCLSLAKKIVTATNATLNSHCPGHSGIQINNTQAMKKRKKREVTTNKCLTQVSNLIELWRYFSRSQ